The following coding sequences lie in one Silene latifolia isolate original U9 population chromosome 5, ASM4854445v1, whole genome shotgun sequence genomic window:
- the LOC141657504 gene encoding U-box domain-containing protein 9-like — MAETGIAGPSNAPSSENVTTDHEAEELKKDEQELMPETEIAGPSNAPSSENVTTDPEAEEPKKDEQALMPETEIAGPSNAPSSDFVTDDHEAVELKEELQRLVMEVIGGHQEDNDGNKVDHGVGNINKAIKALTELKQLHLGEKKRQLSSLYDHLDVPVEYRCPISKEMMRDPVVLSTGQTYDRPSIYKWLKDVHQICPQTREVLSHAVLTPNHLVRELIQQWCKDNGIQLPPPIMDLEEQVVVTNSDEDYLNGLLHKLSTLSDQKQAAKEIRLMTKSKHPIRPYFSESEDAISQLLNPLSLLKDLYDHPDLQGDLVTILLNISLHDGNKKRVSEHPLVIPFLIESLTRGTIDTRANAAAALSALSSLDSNKKLIGEAGALKPLIDLLVEDHDHPSAMSDSASAIFQLCGLAENKRRLVSGGAVRVILQKMQNGGHVDRLLTIMALLATHPDAIKELVELRAVKFLLEIIRVSTCERTNENGIAIVFLMCRKNRAVLEEVGEEEKVHGTISKLEEQGSERAKRKAISVWNWLFDADIIRAS, encoded by the exons ATGGCAGAAACCGGAATTGCTGGTCCATCAAATGCTCCATCTTCAGAAAATGTTACTACTGATCATGAAGCAGAAGAGCTTAAGAAAGACGAACAAGAACTAATGCCGGAAACAGAAATTGCTGGTCCATCAAATGCTCCATCTTCAGAAAATGTTACTACTGATCCAGAAGCAGAAGAGCCTAAGAAAGACGAACAAGCACTAATGCCGGAAACAGAAATTGCTGGTCCATCAAATGCTCCATCTTCAGATTTTGTTACTGATGATCATGAAGCAGTAGAGCTTAAGGAGGAATTACAGAGGCTTGTCATGGAAGTCATTGGAGGACATCAAGAAGATAATGATGGTAATAAGGTTGATCATGGGGTTGGTAATATCAACAAGGCAATTAAGGCACTAACTGAACTCAAACAGTTGCATTTGGGGGAGAAAAAGCGACAACTTTCTTCGCTTTATGATCACTTGGACGTTCCTGTTGAATACCGTTGTCCGATTTCCAAAGAAATGATGAGAGACCCTGTTGTTTTGTCTACTGGCCAG ACATATGACCGGCCATCCATTTACAAGTGGCTGAAAGATGTCCACCAAATCTGTCCTCAGACCAGGGAAGTCCTTTCTCACGCTGTCCTCACTCCTAATCATCTTGTCCGGGAACTAATACAACAGTGGTGCAAAGATAACGGCATCCAACTCCCACCTCCTATTAtggaccttgaggaacaagtggTGGTAACTAATTCAGATGAAGACTATTTAAATGGACTTCTTCATAAACTCTCAACTCTTTCTGACCAAAAGCAAGCTGCAAAAGAGATCCGTTTAATGACCAAGTCAAAACATCCTATTCGCCCTTATTTTAGCGAATCTGAAGATGCCATTTCACAATTGCTCAACCCACTCTCACTCTTAAAAGATCTCTATGACCATCCTGATCTTCAAGGGGACCTGGTAACAATTCTGTTGAACATCTCCTTACATGATGGAAATAAAAAGAGAGTCAGTGAGCACCCCCTCGTAATTCCATTTTTAATTGAATCTTTGACACGTGGGACCATTGATACACGGGCTAATGCTGCTGCTGCTTTGTCCGCACTGTCTTCCCTCGACTCGAACAAAAAACTGATTGGGGAAGCGGGTGCTTTAAAGCCTTTGATTGACCTACTAGTGGAAGATCATGACCATCCATCAGCCATGAGTGATTCAGCGTCAGCAATCTTTCAACTATGTGGTTTGGCAGAGAACAAGAGAAGGCTGGTCAGTGGTGGGGCCGTTAGAGTGATTTTACAGAAGATGCAGAATGGGGGTCACGTCGACAGGCTGTTAACAATTATGGCTTTGCTGGCAACACATCCGGATGCGATCAAGGAGCTTGTGGAGCTCAGGGCAGTCAAGTTCTTGCTTGAAATCATTAGGGTGAGCACGTGTGAGCGTACTAATGAGAATGGTATAGCTATAGTATTCTTAATGTGCAGGAAAAATCGTGCTGTCTTAGAGGAGGTTGGAGAGGAGGAGAAAGTGCATGGTACGATCTCAAAGCTGGAAGAACAAGGAAGTGAAAGAGCGAAAAGGAAAGCTATTAGTGTATGGAATTGGCTTTTTGATGCTGACATTATCCGAGCTTCTTGA
- the LOC141657506 gene encoding double-stranded RNA-binding protein 2-like, with the protein MYKNQLQELAQRSCFNLPSYACIREGPDHAPRFKATVNFNGETFESPNFFATLRQAEHAAAEVALNTLAKRGPSRTLAAKVLDETGVYKNLLQETAHRAGLNLPVYTTVRSGPGHVPVFSCTVELAGLAFTGELAKTKKQAQKNAAISAWYALKQMSQHDSSPSPPDPKCPEEQEQVIVARFLANLNSPDSSNLRQSNHQKGPSDPSPSSTFKPSFSSSPSYQSWASSDLTPDVAMHPVWLRQQAAEHQRRLMGLGISIPALPLPMQPAPWMLTPGVSIYTATSPLYLSNQIVPHPIKTRSMVTSQELQSERSVTSNNSDIGKQNGSTENTHEKELSEPASSRCTSSGVQTGAAKSKAQRNFRPRPTLNTPPRMRSGINSYPTRHLPGRMQAAGFHAPSMAPAVQIRSVVPVCSAPPPRKLPISGQDTRNPPTIDVSSTSSNLEDLHI; encoded by the exons ATGTACAAAAACCAATTACAAGAGTTGGCTCAGCGTAGCTGTTTCAACCTACCATCGTATGCTTGTATACGTGAAGGACCAGATCATGCCCCACGTTTCAAAGCTACTGTTAACTTTAACGGAGAGACGTTTGAGAGTCCTAACTTCTTTGCTACGCTGCGACAAGCTGAACATGCAGCTGCTGAAGTAGCCTTGAACACTCTGGCGAAAAGGGGCCCGTCGAGAACGCTTGCGGCCAAAGTCCTG GATGAAACAGGAGTCTACAAAAACTTGCTCCAAGAAACAGCTCATAGAGCTGGTCTGAATCTACCTGTTTATACGACTGTACGTTCTGGGCCAGGACATGTTCCTGTTTTCTCGTGCACTGTCGAGTTGGCAGGACTTGCTTTTACAGGGGAGTTGGCTAAAACAAAGAAGCAAGCTCAAAAGAATGCGGCTATATCTGCGTGGTATGCCTTGAAACAAA TGTCTCAGCACGACTCTTCACCTTCTCCCCCAGACCCTAAATGTCCGGAGGAGCAGGAGCAAGTTATAGTTGCTCGATTTCTTGCTAACCTGAATTCACCAGACTCGAGTAATCTTCGTCAAAGTAATCACCAAAAGGGACCTTCTGATCCTAGCCCATCTTCAACTTTCAAACCTTCATTTTCATCATCCCCAAGCTACCAGAGCTGGGCTTCTTCTGATCTTACCCCTGACGTGGCAATGCATCCTGTTTGGCTGCGGCAACAGGCAGCAGAGCATCAGCGCCGTCTAATGGGCCTCGGAATCTCAATCCCGGCACTTCCTTTACCCATGCAGCCCGCCCCGTGGATGCTTACACCAGGGGTCTCTATATATACAGCAACTTCACCTTTGTACTTGTCTAACCAAATCGTCCCACATCCTATCAAGACCAGATCCATGGTGACAAGTCAAGAGTTACAGTCAGAAAGATCTGTCACCAGCAATAACTCTGATATAGGAAAGCAAAACGGTTCAACTGAAAATACCCACGAAAAAGAATTATCTGAACCCGCCTCAAGTCGGTGCACTAGTTCCGGAGTTCAGACTGGTGCAGCCAAGTCAAAAGCCCAAAGGAATTTCCGACCCCGGCCCACATTAAACACTCCTCCAAGAATGCGAAGTGGAATTAATTCGTATCCAACAAGACACTTGCCAGGGAGAATGCAAGCTGCAGGTTTTCATGCACCTTCTATGGCACCTGCTGTTCAAATTAGATCAGTTGTGCCTGTGTGTTCTGCCCCTCCCCCAAGGAAGTTGCCGATCTCTGGCCAGGACACGAGAAACCCGCCAACAATTGATGTGTCAAGTACGAGCTCTAATTTGGAAGATCTTCATATATAA
- the LOC141657503 gene encoding uncharacterized protein LOC141657503, with protein MHRVGSAGNASGSNRPRKEKRFTYVLNASDDTKHYAGINCLAVLKGNGSDRSDYLFTGCRDGTLKRWAVDVESATCSATFESHVDWVNDAVVLGDHTLVSCSSDATLKTWNCLSDGVCTKTLHQHSDYVTCLGAAEHNSNMIASGGLGGEVFVWDIEAALTPVSKSNDGTEEESLKGINGGAGTVPITSIRSINSSNNISSHSPPSHGYVPISAKGHKESVYALAMNDSGSILVSGGTEKVVRVWDPRSGSKTMKLRGHTDNVRALLLDSTGRYCISGSSDSMIRLWDLGQQRCVHSYAVHTDSVWALASTAAFTHVYSGGRDQSLYLTDLSTRESILICEEEHPILQVALNDESIWVATTDSSVHRWPAEVHSPQKVFQKGGSFLAGNLSFSRARASLEGSTPVPVHRQPTLTIPGTPAIVQHEILNNRRHVLTKDTSGSVKLWEITRGITIEDYGEVNFEEKKKELFEMVSIPAWFTVDTRLGSLSIHLDTPQCFSAEMYSMDLNIVEKPEDDKINLARETLKGLLAHWLAKRKQRLGSQTLANGEAQSAKDISARSMPRSRLEVDGSAENDSMVYPPFEFSVLSPPSIITEGSQGGAWRKKITDLDGTEDEKYFPWWVLDCIMSNRLPPRENTKCSFYLYPCEGTTAKIVTQGKLSAPRILRIQKVIIYVIEKMVLDKPLEGVAGEQTFPMLAGGPLQNSGALGDGSLKTGLRPWQRLKPSIEVLCNDQVLSPDMSLATVRAYVWKKPEDLVLHYRVMQQAK; from the exons ATGCATCGCGTCGGTAGCGCGGGGAATGCATCTGGTTCAAATCGTCCTCGCAAGGAGAAGAGGTTTACGTATGTGCTGAATGCTTCTGATGACACGAAG CACTATGCTGGCATAAACTGCCTGGCTGTTTTGAAGGGAAATGGCTCTGACAGAAGCGACTATCTTTTTACTGGATGCCGTGATGGAACATTGAAGAGATGGGCTGTAGATGTAGAATCTGCTACCTGCTCGGCTACCTTTGAATCACATGTGGATTGG GTAAATGACGCGGTTGTTTTAGGTGATCACACACTTGTGTCTTGCTCTTCAGACGCTACACTTAAG ACATGGAATTGCTTGTCTGACGGTGTTTGTACAAAGACTTTGCATCAGCACTCTGACTACGTTACCTGTCTTGGCGCTGCTGAACATAAT AGTAACATGATTGCTTCCGGTGGCCTTGGTGGAGAGGTATTTGTGTGGGACATTGAAGCTGCACTTACTCCAGTTTCAAAGTCAAATGATGGTACAGAAGAAGAATCTTTGAAAGGAATTAATGGTGGGGCAGGCACAGTTCCAATCACCAGTATACGTAGTATTAACTCAAGCAATAACATATCTTCTCACTCTCCCCCAAGTCATGGATATGTTCCTATTTCTGCCAAAGGCCACAAGGAGTCAGTTTATGCATTGGCGATGAATGATAGTGGAAGCATACTTGTTTCTGGTGGAACAGAAAAG GTTGTACGGGTTTGGGATCCTAGGTCTGGTTCAAAAACCATGAAGTTGCGAGGACATACTGACAACGTGAGGGCATTGCTATTGGATTCTACTGGCAG GTATTGTATATCTGGCTCTTCTGATTCAATGATCAG ACTATGGGATCTAGGTCAGCAACGCTGTGTGCATTCGTATGCTGTTCATACAGATTCCGTGTGGGCTCTTGCAAGCACAGCAGCATTTACGCATGTTTATAGTGGTGGCAGAGACCAATCG TTGTATTTGACTGACTTATCCACCAGAGAGAGCATCTTGATCTGTGAAGAAGAGCACCCTATTCTTCAAGTGGCGTTGAATGATGAAAGCATATGGGTTGCCACTACAGATTCTTCTGTTCATAGATGGCCAGCTGAAGTGCATAGTCCTCAGAAAGTGTTTCAAAAAGGAGGTTCATTCTTGGCTGGAAATTTGTCTTTTTCAAGGGCAAGAGCTTCCCTTGAAGGATCTACTCCG GTTCCTGTTCACCGGCAGCCAACCTTAACAATTCCTGGAACTCCAGCGATTGTGCAGCATGAAATATTAAACAACCGGAGGCATGTTCTTACCAAG GATACCTCTGGCTCTGTAAAGTTATGGGAGATCACCAGGGGCATTACTATTGAAGATTATGGAGAG GTCAAttttgaagaaaagaagaaggaactatTCGAAATG GTGAGCATTCCCGCTTGGTTCACAGTGGACACTAGGCTTGGTAGTCTATCGATTCACTTGGACACACCGCAGTGCTTTTCAGCAGAGATGTATTCTATGGACCTTAACATAGTAGAGAAGCCCGAGGATGATAAG ATTAATCTGGCTCGAGAAACGCTCAAGGGTTTGTTAGCGCATTGGTTGGCGAAAAGAAAGCAGAGACTAGGATCCCAAACGTTAGCAAATGGTGAAGCTCAATCCGCAAAGGATATATCTGCCAGAAGCATGCCTCGTTCACGACTTGAGGTTGATGGTAGCGCGGAAAATGATTCAATGGTGTATCCTCCTTTTGAATTTTCTGTTCTTTCTCCTCCTTCCATTATTACTGAGGGTTCTCAAGGAGGTGCATGGCGGAAAAAAATAACTGACTTAGATGGCACCGAGGATGAGAAGTATTTCCCATGGtgggttttggattgtattatgAGCAACCGCCTGCCACCAAGAGAAAATACAAA GTGCAGCTTTTACCTGTATCCATGTGAAGGGACTACAGCAAAAATTGTTACGCAAGGGAAATTGAGTGCGCCCCGTATATTAAGAATACAAAAG GTTATCATCTATGTCATTGAAAAGATGGTCCTGGACAAACCATTAGAGGGTGTTGCTGGAGAACAGACATTTCCCATGTTGGCTGGAGGTCCATTACAGAACTCAGGCGCCCTAGGAGACGGCTCTCTTAAAACAGGGTTGAGACCTTGGCAGCGGCTGAAGCCTTCTATTGAAGTCTTATGCAACGATCAG GTCTTATCCCCGGATATGAGCTTGGCAACTGTTCGCGCATACGTTTGGAAGAAACCCGAAGACTTGGTACTACACTATCGCGTAATGCAGCAGGCAAAGTGA
- the LOC141655490 gene encoding putative purine permease 11 — protein MAIADIGEPVLDKDSAQSEILILYKLNRWQWWLLVRLNVVFLIAGQTAAVILGRFYYDQGGSSTFMSTFVQTAGFPTLFVPLLLLPPSLGSPTPSDMGCCLCVLYQFLEVYPIDSYCCGCSFNFCYSTWVHGDSDAPEGVTKSHYVVGFLCTLRASAIYSLLLSLMQLTFEKVASVGVVGLIFLVSSLFSTVISTVALAVAAIASLIVFHDKMNDVKIIAMLMAHFGFASCIYQNCIDDSGTTQSRRQIEATYNRVAIRK, from the exons ATGGCGATTGCTG ATATTGGAGAACCTGTCTTGGATAAAGATAGCGCACAGTCTGAAATTTTGATACTATATAAACTAAATCGCTGGCAATGGTGGCTTTTGGTGAGGCTCAACGTTGTTTTCCTAATTGCTGGACAAACTGCTGCTGTAATTTTAGGAAGGTTTTATTATGATCAAGGTGGATCTAGCACATTTATGTCCACCTTTGTTCAGACAGCGGGTTTTCCTACCCTTTTTGTTCCGCTTTTGCTACTTCCACCCTCCCTTGGCTCTCCAACCCCTTCAGACATGGGA TGCTGTCTTTGCGTTCTTTATCAATTCCTAGAAGTTTACCCAATTGATTCTTATTGCTGTGGTTGTTCTTTCAATTTCTGCTACTCTACTTGGGTACACGGGGATTCTGATGCACCTGAAGGAGTAACTAAGTCACATTACGTTGTCGGATTTTTGTGCACTCTCAGGGCATCAGCTATATACTCGCTGTTGCTTTCGTTGATGCAGCTTACCTTTGAAAAG GTGGCCTCCGTTGGTGTAGTGGGGTTAATCTTTCTGGTGTCGTCTTTGTTTTCGACTGTCATCAGTACTGTGGCTTTGGCAGTTGCCGCTATCGCTTCTCTGATAGTGTTTCATGATAAGATGAATGATGTCAAAATAATTGCTATGTTGATGGCACACTTTGGATTTGCCTCTTGCATATATCAGAATTGCATTGATGACTCTGGGACAACACAATCAAGGAGACAAATCGAAGCTACTTACAATAGAGTTGCTATACGAAAGTGA